A region of Photobacterium sanguinicancri DNA encodes the following proteins:
- the menH gene encoding 2-succinyl-6-hydroxy-2,4-cyclohexadiene-1-carboxylate synthase, producing MPLYSESYYPNDLALLQSKPTLVFLHGLLGSGQDWRVVVDSLASSFHCITLDLPGHGQSHCVSVADFPQANTAIKRTLAHRGIKDYVLIGYSLGARLAMYHAVDDFTNKQTVVVNSAESAFNNQPKLKGLVIEGGHFGLPQTERATRFANDEKWAHRFAHEPMHQVLTDWYQQAVFSSLDHDQRQGLITKRSDNLGADIASMMMATSLSKQPELLPELQKLTVPHCYIYGEHDEKFKRLAQASAIENIAVAGAGHNVHIERPYAFSECVQEFVKRC from the coding sequence ATGCCTCTCTACTCTGAGAGTTATTACCCCAATGACCTAGCCTTGTTGCAGAGTAAACCTACCTTGGTCTTTCTGCATGGGCTATTGGGAAGCGGTCAAGATTGGCGTGTTGTAGTTGATTCTTTAGCATCATCTTTTCACTGTATTACCCTTGATTTACCGGGGCATGGCCAGAGCCATTGTGTTTCTGTGGCTGATTTCCCACAGGCAAATACTGCGATAAAACGCACGTTAGCTCATCGTGGGATCAAGGATTACGTTTTGATTGGTTACTCGCTGGGTGCTCGTTTAGCCATGTACCATGCGGTCGATGACTTTACAAATAAGCAAACAGTTGTCGTGAATAGCGCTGAATCAGCGTTTAACAATCAACCAAAACTCAAAGGCTTGGTGATTGAAGGTGGCCATTTTGGGTTACCGCAGACAGAACGTGCTACAAGATTTGCAAATGATGAAAAATGGGCGCATCGTTTCGCTCATGAGCCGATGCATCAGGTTTTAACCGATTGGTATCAGCAAGCGGTATTTTCATCACTGGATCATGACCAAAGACAAGGTTTGATCACAAAACGCAGTGATAACCTTGGTGCTGATATTGCAAGTATGATGATGGCGACGTCGTTATCAAAGCAACCCGAGTTATTGCCTGAGCTACAAAAGCTCACAGTGCCTCACTGTTATATTTACGGTGAGCACGATGAAAAATTTAAACGCTTGGCACAAGCATCAGCAATAGAAAATATTGCTGTGGCAGGTGCGGGGCATAATGTACACATTGAGCGACCTTATGCGTTTAGTGAGTGCGTCCAAGAGTTTGTTAAACGTTGTTGA
- the menD gene encoding 2-succinyl-5-enolpyruvyl-6-hydroxy-3-cyclohexene-1-carboxylic-acid synthase: protein MTQPLMPSTTYRAALNQCWADLMLEELSRLGVRDVCIAPGSRSTPLTLAAANHPNLTIHTHFDERGLGFLALGLAKASDLPVAVIVTSGTAVANLLPAVAEAGLTGEKLVLLTSDRPAELIACGANQAIVQAGIFSSHVTAYHDIPSPSLDVPAAWLLTTLDEAMHQQVLLGGAVHFNCHYPEPLYGELHAFNEYLAPVAEWQRDKMPYLTFQLGTSSALPAIDTQQWAEIHHGRGVIIAGKLSPHAFSAVEALAKQLGWPLLADPQSGGSSAYQGFDVWLQNEACQQLISQADTLLQFGARLVSKRLGQFIAANTWSHYWLVDASTGRLDASHRRGVRIQANCLQWAEQALLRFAEIAEQPAYRGWGKALESANSEYQGLLQSQTDQLSELSLAYHLPRWVNVETEWFLGNSLIVRLLDMCGSLPTAVTFANRGASGIDGLIATAAGIQRARQVPLIALLGDTSLLYDLNSLALLRAPSTPMVVIVTNNDGGGIFDLLPVPSDQRDDFYRMPHGLNFQHAAAMFGLNYVCPQSLSQTEEAVRQGLAHTGTTLIEVKTPAGEAGEALKALFAEVKNASLL, encoded by the coding sequence ATGACGCAACCTTTAATGCCTTCAACTACCTACCGAGCAGCCCTTAATCAATGTTGGGCTGACTTGATGCTTGAAGAGCTAAGCCGTTTAGGTGTTCGAGATGTTTGTATTGCACCAGGATCTCGCTCAACACCGCTAACACTAGCGGCGGCAAATCACCCGAATCTGACTATTCACACACATTTTGATGAGCGTGGTTTAGGCTTCTTAGCACTCGGGTTAGCGAAAGCCAGTGACTTACCCGTTGCTGTTATCGTGACTTCAGGAACGGCTGTCGCGAACTTATTACCTGCTGTTGCAGAGGCAGGCCTAACGGGTGAAAAGTTGGTTTTACTGACTTCTGACCGTCCCGCAGAATTGATCGCTTGTGGGGCGAATCAAGCGATTGTCCAAGCGGGGATTTTCTCCTCTCATGTTACCGCTTATCACGACATTCCTTCTCCCAGCCTTGATGTGCCTGCGGCATGGTTATTAACAACGTTAGATGAAGCCATGCATCAACAAGTACTACTTGGTGGTGCGGTGCACTTCAATTGCCATTATCCTGAGCCTTTATACGGCGAACTTCACGCATTTAACGAGTACCTTGCGCCAGTTGCTGAGTGGCAACGAGACAAGATGCCTTATCTGACCTTTCAGTTAGGGACGTCATCGGCTTTGCCTGCTATCGACACCCAGCAATGGGCTGAAATCCATCATGGCCGCGGCGTTATTATTGCGGGTAAGTTATCGCCTCATGCGTTTTCAGCGGTTGAAGCTTTAGCGAAGCAGTTGGGGTGGCCATTATTGGCTGATCCCCAAAGTGGTGGAAGCTCGGCATACCAAGGTTTTGATGTATGGTTGCAAAATGAAGCGTGTCAGCAGCTTATTTCGCAAGCCGATACCTTGCTGCAATTTGGAGCTCGTCTTGTTTCGAAGCGATTGGGCCAATTTATAGCAGCGAACACTTGGTCTCATTATTGGCTAGTCGATGCTTCTACTGGTCGGTTAGATGCTTCTCACCGTCGTGGGGTGCGCATTCAAGCTAATTGTCTACAATGGGCTGAACAGGCGTTGCTGCGCTTCGCTGAGATCGCGGAACAACCTGCTTATAGAGGGTGGGGGAAGGCGCTAGAGAGTGCGAATTCCGAGTATCAAGGGTTATTACAGTCGCAGACTGATCAGCTTAGCGAGTTAAGCCTTGCTTACCATTTACCTCGCTGGGTCAATGTAGAAACCGAATGGTTTTTGGGTAATAGCCTTATTGTTCGCTTACTTGATATGTGTGGCAGCTTGCCTACTGCGGTTACCTTTGCTAATCGTGGAGCATCGGGTATTGATGGTTTGATTGCAACGGCTGCGGGCATACAACGCGCACGACAAGTGCCGTTAATTGCGCTTTTGGGTGATACGTCTTTGCTTTATGATTTGAACTCACTGGCGTTATTGCGTGCACCATCGACACCTATGGTGGTGATAGTGACGAATAATGATGGTGGTGGGATTTTTGATTTGCTGCCTGTTCCCAGCGATCAGCGTGATGACTTCTACCGCATGCCACATGGGCTTAATTTTCAGCATGCGGCTGCAATGTTTGGCTTGAACTATGTTTGTCCGCAAAGCTTATCGCAAACTGAAGAGGCGGTTCGTCAAGGTTTAGCACATACAGGGACGACGTTAATTGAAGTGAAAACGCCCGCAGGTGAAGCTGGCGAAGCCTTAAAAGCCCTTTTTGCTGAGGTGAAAAATGCCTCTCTACTCTGA
- a CDS encoding isochorismate synthase yields MTALQTAVEQLIQKIQHASKSTQRLMVKMNLPTNTDLIDWMDAQPLFPKFYWQSRDSREEVVALGQIKTFTDPLVAEKVLADDQRVWGGRSFDGRTDRNRRCLSSFFFLPQCEVIRMDNNWHLAVNLSESSTVREQLIAALNKLTNSTPPISQIRSNVIGRTHAPDFTGWSNMIGDALDAISQKVFEKVVLARRTTLKLDTPVSPAQLLKASRSSNTNSFHFMMALDAKHCFIGSTPERLFMRHHLDIKTEALAGTIGRGANEAEDGRLAQWLLDDSKNRYENRLVVDDIVSRLNTCCHDLDVAKTPELVRLRKVQHLKRRIGGQLKDQIYNADLLDNLQPTAAIAGLPRDKALDFISTHEPFARGWYSGAVGFLSRQRSEFCVAIRSALIMGEEIHLFAGAGIVPGSTADSEWKELDRKTSTLCSLLNSNETEMERQSA; encoded by the coding sequence TTGACCGCGTTACAAACTGCTGTTGAGCAATTAATCCAAAAGATTCAACACGCTTCAAAATCAACTCAGCGTTTGATGGTAAAGATGAATTTACCGACAAACACTGATCTTATTGACTGGATGGATGCCCAGCCTCTTTTTCCAAAGTTTTATTGGCAATCGCGAGATAGCCGTGAAGAAGTGGTGGCTCTTGGTCAAATAAAGACATTTACAGACCCCTTGGTCGCCGAGAAAGTCTTAGCTGACGATCAACGCGTGTGGGGAGGGCGTTCATTTGATGGCCGCACGGATCGTAATCGTCGTTGTTTATCTTCATTTTTCTTTTTACCGCAATGCGAAGTGATCCGTATGGATAACAACTGGCATTTAGCGGTGAATTTATCTGAAAGCTCGACAGTGCGTGAGCAGTTGATCGCAGCCCTGAATAAACTAACCAATTCGACCCCACCGATTAGCCAAATTCGCTCGAATGTGATTGGTCGCACTCATGCGCCTGATTTTACAGGTTGGTCGAACATGATTGGTGATGCTTTAGATGCTATTTCACAAAAAGTATTTGAAAAAGTCGTATTGGCCCGCCGTACCACGCTTAAATTAGATACGCCAGTTTCCCCTGCACAGTTACTCAAAGCGAGCCGAAGCAGTAATACCAATAGCTTCCATTTTATGATGGCCCTTGATGCTAAGCATTGTTTTATCGGTTCAACACCAGAGCGATTATTTATGCGCCATCACCTCGATATTAAAACCGAGGCTTTGGCGGGCACGATAGGGCGCGGTGCTAATGAAGCGGAAGATGGTCGCTTGGCGCAGTGGTTGCTCGATGACAGTAAAAACCGCTATGAAAATCGGTTAGTGGTTGATGACATTGTCAGTCGCTTAAATACCTGTTGTCATGATCTTGATGTGGCTAAAACCCCAGAGCTGGTACGTCTACGAAAAGTGCAGCACTTAAAGCGTCGTATTGGAGGTCAGTTAAAAGACCAAATTTATAACGCTGATCTATTAGATAACTTGCAACCGACCGCAGCTATTGCAGGCTTGCCACGTGATAAAGCGTTAGATTTTATTTCCACACATGAGCCGTTTGCTCGTGGTTGGTATAGCGGTGCAGTTGGCTTCTTAAGCCGTCAACGTAGTGAATTCTGTGTCGCTATTCGTAGCGCTTTGATCATGGGAGAGGAAATTCACTTATTTGCAGGCGCAGGTATTGTTCCGGGGTCAACCGCAGACAGTGAATGGAAAGAGCTGGATCGCAAAACGTCGACGCTGTGTAGCTTGCTAAATAGTAATGAAACGGAAATGGAGCGCCAGTCGGCATGA
- a CDS encoding pyridoxal phosphate-dependent aminotransferase, whose amino-acid sequence MQNIGMSSKLNNVCYDIRGPVLKHAKRMEEEGQKILKLNIGNPAPFGFDAPDEILVDVIRNLPTSQGYCDSKGIYPARKAIVQHYQKRGLLDLDVEDVYIGNGVSELIVMAMQALLNYQDEILVPSPDYPLWTAAVSLSGGTPVHYICDEQSDWYPDLDDIKKKITPNTRGIVLINPNNPTGAVYSRDFLLEVVEIARKHKLIIFADEIYDKILYDGAQHTSIAPLAEDVFCVTFNGLSKSYRVCGFRAGWMVLSGPKGVAKGYIEGLEMLASMRLCANVPMQHAIQTALGGYQSINELILPGGRLLEQRNKAYDLITQIPGVTCVKPKGALYLFPKLDQKKFNIVDDQRMALDFLQQEKVLLVHGTGFNWKKPDHFRIVTLPRVDDLEVAIGRLERFLHNYRQ is encoded by the coding sequence ATGCAGAACATCGGGATGTCCTCCAAACTCAACAATGTATGTTATGACATTCGTGGACCCGTTCTTAAGCATGCCAAACGCATGGAAGAAGAAGGTCAGAAAATTCTTAAACTCAACATTGGGAATCCCGCCCCATTTGGTTTTGATGCCCCTGATGAAATTCTCGTCGATGTGATCCGTAACCTGCCAACATCGCAAGGTTATTGTGACTCAAAAGGCATTTATCCTGCGCGTAAAGCCATTGTTCAGCACTACCAAAAGCGCGGCCTACTCGATTTAGATGTTGAAGACGTTTACATCGGTAATGGCGTGTCAGAGTTGATTGTAATGGCGATGCAAGCCTTACTTAATTATCAAGATGAAATTTTAGTACCGTCACCGGACTACCCACTTTGGACGGCGGCTGTATCACTCTCTGGTGGTACTCCTGTGCATTACATCTGTGATGAGCAGTCAGACTGGTATCCCGACCTAGACGATATTAAAAAGAAAATCACACCCAATACTCGCGGGATTGTACTGATAAACCCGAACAACCCGACAGGTGCAGTCTATAGCCGAGACTTCTTATTAGAAGTAGTAGAAATTGCCCGTAAGCACAAGCTGATCATTTTTGCCGATGAGATTTACGATAAAATTCTCTACGACGGTGCACAACACACTTCTATTGCACCACTGGCTGAAGATGTTTTCTGTGTCACATTTAACGGCCTATCAAAGTCTTACCGTGTCTGTGGTTTCCGTGCTGGTTGGATGGTACTTTCAGGCCCGAAAGGGGTCGCCAAAGGCTACATTGAAGGCTTAGAAATGCTGGCATCGATGCGTTTGTGTGCCAATGTCCCTATGCAGCATGCGATTCAAACGGCACTCGGAGGTTACCAGAGCATTAACGAACTCATATTGCCTGGTGGTCGCTTATTAGAGCAACGTAACAAAGCTTACGACTTAATCACCCAAATTCCGGGTGTAACTTGCGTAAAACCCAAAGGGGCGCTGTACTTATTCCCTAAATTGGACCAAAAGAAATTCAACATCGTTGATGATCAACGCATGGCATTGGATTTCTTGCAGCAAGAAAAAGTACTACTGGTACACGGTACGGGCTTTAACTGGAAGAAACCGGATCATTTCCGCATTGTGACACTGCCGCGGGTAGATGACCTTGAAGTCGCCATTGGACGTTTAGAGCGTTTCTTGCACAACTACCGCCAGTAA
- the yfbR gene encoding 5'-deoxynucleotidase, whose translation MKRSHFFAHLARMKLIQRWPLMRCVSNENISEHSLQVAFVAHALALIKNKNFGGDLNPERIALLGMFHDCSEVITGDMPTPIKYFNPAIAEEYKKIELAAEKKLLSMLPDEFHDDYAPLVDSEKINQEEYAIVKQADSLCAYLKCLEELNVGNHEFAKAKSNIEQNLANRSTPEMEYFLATFVDSFNLTLDEIS comes from the coding sequence ATGAAACGTAGTCATTTCTTTGCTCACTTAGCTCGTATGAAGCTCATTCAACGCTGGCCATTGATGCGTTGTGTATCCAATGAAAATATCTCAGAACATAGCCTTCAAGTCGCTTTTGTTGCCCACGCATTAGCTCTGATCAAAAACAAAAATTTTGGTGGCGACCTTAACCCAGAGCGCATTGCACTACTGGGGATGTTTCATGATTGCAGCGAAGTGATCACGGGGGATATGCCAACCCCAATAAAATACTTCAATCCCGCTATCGCAGAAGAATATAAAAAAATCGAATTAGCAGCAGAAAAGAAATTGCTGTCGATGCTGCCTGACGAATTTCACGATGATTACGCGCCACTGGTTGATAGTGAAAAAATCAACCAAGAAGAATACGCCATTGTTAAGCAAGCCGATTCATTGTGTGCGTATCTAAAATGCTTGGAAGAATTAAACGTTGGCAACCATGAGTTTGCCAAGGCGAAATCTAATATCGAGCAAAATTTAGCAAATCGCTCAACACCAGAGATGGAATATTTTCTCGCCACGTTTGTCGACAGCTTTAACTTAACGTTGGATGAGATCAGTTAA
- a CDS encoding anti-phage deoxyguanosine triphosphatase, whose translation MDNLTLSQEWENRTSNEQKTRRNDHRSVYQRDRARILHSAAFRRLQAKTQVHGAGHHDFYRTRLTHSLEASQIGTGIVAQLKIKQPEFRTILPSTSLMESICLAHDIGHPPYGHGGEVALNYMMRNHGGFEGNAQTFRIVTLLEPYTEHFGMNLCRRTLLGLLKYPAFINQTRAAIIPPDVTNYRHLKAKDWHPAKGIYSDDQATFDWVLNSLSDNDRALFSAMRDEKTNEHSHQKTRFKSLDCSIMELADDIAYGVHDLEDAIVMGIVTREQWQEVAASQLAECGELWLEERISTLSEQLFDSHHKRKDAIGAMVNALLTSIHIAPSIQNGLHSFDEPLLQWNAFLSEPMERVLNILKHFVSEYVVKKPEIQLLEYKGQQLVMELFDAFASDPERLLPENTRIRWQHAVDNNENEMRIIADYISGMTDGFAQRLYSTLFHPTTAMSVGSEGHGF comes from the coding sequence ATGGATAACTTAACTCTTTCCCAAGAATGGGAAAACCGCACCAGCAACGAACAAAAAACACGTCGCAACGATCATCGCTCGGTTTACCAACGAGATCGCGCACGCATCCTTCATTCAGCCGCATTTCGTCGCCTTCAAGCCAAAACACAAGTGCATGGCGCTGGGCATCATGACTTTTACCGTACTCGCCTTACCCACTCGCTTGAAGCCTCGCAAATCGGCACCGGCATTGTCGCGCAACTCAAAATCAAACAACCCGAATTTCGTACAATTTTGCCATCGACCAGTTTAATGGAGAGCATTTGTTTAGCTCACGACATTGGCCACCCGCCATATGGGCATGGTGGTGAAGTCGCTTTAAACTACATGATGCGCAATCACGGTGGCTTTGAAGGTAACGCACAAACGTTTCGTATCGTGACCTTATTAGAACCTTATACCGAGCACTTCGGTATGAACCTGTGCCGCCGAACACTATTAGGCTTGCTAAAGTATCCCGCTTTTATCAACCAAACTCGTGCTGCTATCATACCGCCAGATGTGACCAATTATCGCCACTTAAAAGCCAAAGACTGGCATCCAGCCAAAGGCATATACAGCGATGACCAAGCGACTTTTGATTGGGTACTCAATAGCCTAAGTGATAACGATCGCGCTTTATTCAGCGCAATGCGAGATGAAAAAACAAACGAGCACTCTCATCAAAAAACACGATTTAAATCATTAGACTGCTCCATCATGGAGCTCGCTGATGATATTGCTTATGGTGTTCACGATTTAGAAGATGCCATCGTGATGGGTATTGTCACACGAGAGCAATGGCAGGAAGTCGCCGCTAGCCAGTTAGCGGAATGTGGCGAGCTCTGGCTAGAGGAGCGAATAAGCACCTTGAGTGAGCAGCTGTTTGATTCACACCACAAACGCAAAGATGCCATCGGTGCGATGGTGAATGCCCTACTCACGTCCATCCATATCGCCCCAAGTATTCAAAATGGCTTACATAGCTTTGACGAACCTTTGCTGCAATGGAATGCGTTTCTTTCTGAACCAATGGAGCGTGTTTTGAATATACTCAAACACTTCGTGAGTGAGTATGTGGTCAAGAAACCTGAGATTCAGCTATTGGAATACAAAGGACAGCAATTGGTCATGGAGTTGTTTGACGCTTTTGCCTCTGATCCTGAACGCCTGCTGCCTGAAAACACGCGAATTCGATGGCAACATGCTGTAGACAATAACGAAAATGAAATGCGGATAATCGCTGATTATATCTCAGGGATGACAGATGGGTTTGCGCAGCGTTTATATAGCACCCTGTTCCATCCAACAACTGCGATGAGTGTTGGTAGCGAAGGACACGGATTCTAA
- a CDS encoding tRNA-uridine aminocarboxypropyltransferase, producing the protein MSRYCEQCGKAKKACICKWIQTIDAKTQLCILQHPSEVNRAIGTARILSLSLANSAMFVGEDFSQHEALNALLDDPTRDVWLVYPSDTSTAITELAAREQNVTQTEKSLTLILLDGTWKKAYKMWQLSTNLHTLPTVNLDNVSSGNYRIRKSPREAGVSTVEAGYLALTALEGNKTDFTPLLATFNRMIEFQIQQMPVGVFEKNYG; encoded by the coding sequence ATGAGTCGATATTGCGAACAATGTGGAAAAGCGAAGAAAGCTTGTATCTGCAAATGGATACAAACGATTGATGCTAAAACGCAATTGTGTATTTTACAACACCCCTCTGAAGTTAATCGTGCAATTGGCACTGCGCGGATATTGTCATTATCGTTGGCAAATAGTGCAATGTTTGTTGGAGAAGATTTTAGTCAGCATGAGGCGCTTAACGCATTGCTCGATGATCCTACACGTGATGTATGGTTAGTGTACCCAAGTGATACATCTACAGCGATCACTGAACTTGCTGCGCGTGAGCAAAATGTCACTCAAACAGAGAAATCCCTGACATTAATATTGCTCGATGGAACGTGGAAAAAAGCCTATAAGATGTGGCAATTATCGACCAACTTACATACGTTACCGACGGTGAATTTAGATAATGTGAGCAGCGGTAATTACAGAATTCGTAAATCGCCACGGGAAGCGGGTGTATCGACGGTTGAGGCGGGCTATTTGGCATTAACCGCATTAGAGGGGAATAAAACTGATTTTACGCCGTTATTAGCGACTTTCAATCGCATGATTGAGTTCCAAATACAGCAAATGCCTGTCGGTGTATTTGAGAAAAATTACGGCTAG
- the rrtA gene encoding rhombosortase, which produces MSTRHYLVFAVLLATIAQLPSIQPILVWDRSLIINGEVWRILTGNLTHTNWPHLLMNAFAFIIITFIFRKHIAVKQYTLLIISISLVIGIGIFATNMGWYAGFSGVLHGLFGWGSVRDIKTKTKGGWLILLGLIAKISWEQIFGGSMSSEALIGARVATEAHLIGAISGIILGLLPLFSTTNTLKKKDNPYI; this is translated from the coding sequence TTGTCTACTCGTCATTACTTAGTGTTTGCTGTTCTACTCGCGACCATTGCGCAGTTACCCTCAATTCAACCAATATTGGTATGGGATCGTAGCCTGATCATCAATGGTGAAGTGTGGCGCATACTAACAGGAAACCTCACGCATACCAATTGGCCTCACCTTCTGATGAATGCCTTTGCTTTTATCATTATTACTTTCATTTTTAGAAAACACATTGCGGTTAAGCAGTACACCCTGCTCATCATTTCAATATCGCTTGTTATTGGGATCGGTATTTTTGCCACAAACATGGGCTGGTACGCTGGCTTTTCCGGCGTATTGCATGGCCTATTTGGTTGGGGATCTGTACGGGATATTAAAACGAAAACGAAAGGCGGCTGGCTAATACTGCTCGGACTGATTGCTAAAATTAGCTGGGAGCAAATATTTGGCGGCTCTATGAGCTCAGAAGCTCTCATCGGTGCACGTGTAGCAACAGAAGCACACTTAATCGGCGCTATATCTGGGATAATTTTAGGGTTGTTACCTTTATTTTCAACAACTAATACATTGAAAAAAAAGGATAATCCTTACATTTAG
- a CDS encoding DUF1971 domain-containing protein: MSHLRIPTHWTIQRSTPFFTKETVPAALLSHHNTAEGVFGQLCVMEGTVTYYGFANEEAKDPEAKIVIHAGQFATSPPQYWHRIELSDNAQFNINFWSEKDKTNQPLFHTKK, from the coding sequence ATGAGCCATCTCCGTATTCCAACACATTGGACAATTCAACGCTCTACCCCTTTCTTTACTAAAGAAACAGTGCCAGCCGCTCTCCTATCCCACCATAATACTGCAGAAGGTGTTTTTGGTCAGTTATGCGTAATGGAAGGTACTGTGACCTACTACGGCTTTGCCAATGAAGAAGCAAAAGATCCTGAAGCAAAAATTGTCATCCATGCTGGCCAGTTTGCCACAAGTCCACCGCAGTATTGGCACCGAATCGAGTTATCAGACAACGCGCAATTTAATATCAATTTCTGGTCAGAAAAAGATAAAACCAATCAGCCTCTGTTTCACACAAAAAAATAA
- a CDS encoding ComEA family DNA-binding protein, with product MKRLLISIFLCGAALVASPASANDSHDGIEITININDANAEELDKLLIGIGPEKAESIILYRNEHGEFQTADELAGVKGIGLATVEKNRERIKL from the coding sequence ATGAAACGATTGCTGATAAGTATATTTCTCTGCGGTGCTGCTTTAGTTGCATCACCAGCAAGCGCTAACGATAGTCATGATGGCATCGAAATTACCATCAACATAAATGATGCAAATGCTGAAGAGTTGGATAAGTTATTGATTGGTATCGGCCCTGAAAAAGCCGAGAGTATAATCCTTTACCGAAATGAGCATGGTGAGTTTCAAACGGCAGATGAACTGGCAGGCGTGAAAGGTATTGGTTTAGCGACTGTTGAGAAAAATCGTGAGCGAATAAAACTGTAG